The proteins below are encoded in one region of Aquisphaera giovannonii:
- a CDS encoding AAA family ATPase, whose product MTQALLDALNHNQFLSGGLSLMVVGAAVALLRKVPGQLWEFLQRRLTITVEVPDRDPAFRWLQVWLALQPYASRARDLSLSTTWVPAGAESDSAVVFDPDDSAATGASSRVRFLLSPAPGVHLMFYRGRIVVLHRSRRDLQNGNSRTFQENLSLRVLGGSRALVEQLLEEARRLACPKSPGVSVLTSRYESWETTSWQPRRPLESLVLADGTLEDLLADLKSFYESREWYVRRGIPHRRGYLLHGPPGNGKTTLVLAAAGELNLSVAVLSLSNRVLSDDALRGLVDALPPATLLLIEDVDCVFKTERATSDQTGVTLSGLLNALDGVSSREGRVLFLTTNHPERLDPALVRPGRVDRRVELPNATPDQGRRLYLWFYQGCGIAAEELESLARLFAGQVPPGKVCMAAIQEHLLRHRGAPEAAAHEVDFGDSPRDPSRGEAPSPMMAARDA is encoded by the coding sequence ATGACCCAGGCCCTGCTCGACGCCCTGAACCACAACCAGTTCCTCTCCGGCGGCCTCTCGCTGATGGTCGTCGGGGCGGCGGTGGCCCTGCTGCGCAAGGTGCCGGGCCAGCTCTGGGAGTTCCTCCAGCGGCGGCTGACGATCACCGTGGAGGTCCCCGACCGCGACCCGGCGTTCCGCTGGCTGCAGGTCTGGCTGGCGCTCCAGCCGTACGCGTCGAGGGCCCGCGACCTGAGCCTGTCCACGACGTGGGTCCCCGCCGGGGCGGAGTCCGACTCCGCCGTCGTCTTCGACCCGGACGACTCGGCGGCGACCGGGGCGTCGTCGCGGGTGCGGTTCCTGCTCTCCCCCGCGCCGGGGGTGCACCTGATGTTCTACCGGGGGCGGATCGTGGTCCTCCATCGGAGCCGGCGCGACCTCCAGAACGGGAACTCGCGGACCTTCCAGGAGAACCTGTCGCTCCGGGTCCTGGGCGGCTCGCGGGCCCTCGTGGAGCAGCTCCTGGAGGAGGCCCGCCGGCTCGCCTGCCCCAAGTCGCCGGGCGTCAGCGTGCTGACTTCCCGCTACGAGAGCTGGGAGACGACCTCGTGGCAGCCGAGGCGCCCGCTCGAGTCGCTCGTGCTGGCCGACGGCACGCTCGAGGACCTGCTGGCCGACCTGAAGTCCTTCTACGAGTCGCGCGAGTGGTACGTCCGCCGGGGCATCCCCCACCGCCGCGGGTACCTGCTGCACGGGCCGCCGGGCAACGGCAAGACGACGCTGGTGCTGGCCGCCGCCGGCGAGCTGAACCTCTCCGTGGCGGTGCTCAGCCTGAGCAACCGGGTCCTCTCCGACGACGCCCTGCGGGGCCTGGTGGACGCCCTGCCGCCGGCCACCCTGCTGCTGATCGAGGACGTGGACTGCGTCTTCAAGACCGAACGGGCGACGAGCGACCAGACCGGCGTCACCCTCAGCGGACTGCTCAACGCGCTGGACGGCGTCAGCTCGCGGGAGGGCCGCGTCCTGTTCCTCACGACCAACCACCCGGAGCGCCTGGACCCCGCGCTCGTGCGGCCCGGCCGCGTGGACCGCAGGGTCGAGCTGCCCAACGCCACGCCCGACCAGGGCCGGCGGCTCTACCTCTGGTTCTACCAGGGCTGCGGCATCGCGGCGGAGGAGCTGGAGTCCCTGGCCCGGTTGTTCGCCGGGCAGGTCCCGCCGGGCAAGGTCTGCATGGCGGCCATCCAGGAGCACCTGCTCCGGCACCGGGGGGCTCCCGAAGCGGCCGCCCATGAGGTAGACTTCGGGGACTCGCCCCGGGATCCCTCGAGGGGCGAGGCCCCATCGCCGATGATGGCCGCCCGGGACGCCTGA
- a CDS encoding DEAD/DEAH box helicase, with product MPLELTLSPQGHLHTRESSSPDAVGLDGPAAARAKEAFEEGTARGLLHLATAELEASLPAPFAFARGLARDYLSRLCQAPAEGGEAAMAAPIPPPAESDLAFRALQAPPMPGAEYLDAAALAGWWAELDELVRREIRDRKGDAQAYFSALNPQWRLVGRVTFHLAENKRDPDYPFAFLATYIPGLSARGRARHEPLGKALKEYAGAKDREALLNLLQPIQRASERSRLVKGLVDSGEVYHPLAWTPREAYDFLRDIPTLEESGLVVRVPDWWKAKHPPRPAVSVKIDARKGTKIDVDSLLTFSMGVTIDGEPLSEGELRDILESDGGLVPLKGKWVEVDREKLREALDHWKEVEREAREGGLTFYQGMRLLSGLPLEKGEEGSPAAEAREWVGLSAGPALEETLRALRSPEAMGAAAPPGLHATLRPYQQTGVNWLRFVTGLGLGACLADDMGLGKTVQVIGLLLERKAAREARAADANGNGKAKAAPPPAPAPSLLVVPASLLANWKAELDRFAPGISFAIVHPSEQAANKGKGDDPGPRAIEGRDLAITSYGMLSRAAWLKERAWDLVILDEAQAIKNSGTRQSRGAKALKAKARVALTGTPVENRLSDLWSLFDFLNPGLLGDSKTFSKLSKQMESSSSYGPLRRLVGPYILRRLKTDKRVIADLPEKVEVSAFCGLGREQAALYEKAVRELEQGLEESGAEIARRGLILAQLMRLKQICNHPAQVLGADDYDPEKSGKFRRLAEICEEIAGRQEKVLVFSQFREINGPLARYLETIFGRPGLTLHGGTPVAQRRRLVENFQREDGPPFFVLSLKAGGTGLNLTAASHVIHFDRWWNPAVENQATDRAFRIGQRRNVLVHKFVCRGTVEERIDAVIAEKQGLADEVVGTEGAEARLTEMTDAQLLDFVRLDARKALKT from the coding sequence ATGCCCCTCGAACTGACGCTCTCCCCCCAGGGCCATCTCCACACGCGCGAGTCCTCCTCGCCCGACGCCGTCGGGCTGGACGGGCCGGCGGCCGCGCGGGCGAAGGAGGCGTTCGAGGAGGGCACGGCGAGGGGCCTGCTGCACCTGGCGACGGCGGAGCTGGAGGCGAGCCTCCCGGCGCCCTTCGCGTTCGCGAGGGGGCTCGCCCGCGACTACCTCTCGCGGCTCTGCCAGGCGCCCGCGGAGGGGGGCGAAGCGGCCATGGCCGCGCCGATCCCGCCGCCGGCCGAGTCCGACCTGGCCTTCCGGGCCCTCCAGGCGCCTCCGATGCCCGGGGCCGAGTACCTGGACGCGGCGGCCCTGGCCGGCTGGTGGGCCGAGCTGGACGAGCTCGTCCGCCGCGAGATCCGCGATCGCAAGGGGGACGCGCAGGCGTACTTCAGCGCGCTCAATCCCCAGTGGCGGCTCGTCGGCCGCGTGACGTTCCACCTCGCCGAGAACAAGCGGGATCCCGACTACCCGTTCGCCTTCCTGGCGACGTACATCCCGGGGCTCTCGGCCCGCGGCCGGGCCCGCCACGAGCCGCTCGGCAAGGCCCTCAAGGAGTACGCCGGCGCGAAGGACCGCGAGGCGCTGCTGAACCTCCTCCAGCCGATCCAGCGGGCCAGCGAGCGGAGCAGGCTGGTGAAGGGCCTGGTGGACTCCGGCGAGGTGTACCACCCGCTCGCGTGGACCCCGCGCGAGGCGTACGACTTCCTCCGGGACATCCCGACGCTCGAGGAGTCCGGCCTGGTCGTCCGCGTGCCGGACTGGTGGAAGGCGAAGCATCCGCCGCGGCCCGCCGTCAGCGTCAAGATCGACGCCCGCAAGGGGACGAAGATCGACGTCGACAGCCTCCTCACGTTCTCCATGGGCGTGACGATCGACGGCGAGCCCCTCTCCGAGGGCGAGCTCCGGGATATCCTCGAGTCCGACGGCGGCCTCGTCCCCCTGAAGGGCAAGTGGGTCGAGGTCGACCGCGAGAAGCTCAGGGAGGCGCTCGACCACTGGAAGGAGGTGGAGCGAGAGGCCCGCGAGGGCGGCCTGACGTTCTACCAGGGGATGCGCCTCCTCTCCGGCCTCCCGCTGGAGAAGGGCGAGGAGGGCTCGCCCGCGGCCGAGGCTCGCGAGTGGGTCGGCCTCTCCGCCGGCCCGGCTCTCGAGGAGACCCTCCGCGCGCTCCGCTCGCCCGAGGCCATGGGCGCGGCGGCCCCGCCCGGCCTGCACGCCACGCTCCGCCCCTACCAGCAGACGGGCGTCAACTGGCTCCGGTTCGTGACCGGGCTCGGCCTGGGCGCCTGCCTCGCCGACGACATGGGCCTGGGCAAGACCGTGCAGGTCATCGGCCTCCTCCTGGAACGCAAGGCGGCTCGCGAGGCCAGGGCCGCGGACGCCAACGGCAACGGCAAGGCGAAGGCCGCCCCCCCCCCTGCCCCGGCCCCGAGCCTGCTCGTCGTCCCGGCCTCGCTCCTGGCCAACTGGAAGGCCGAGCTCGATCGCTTCGCCCCCGGCATCTCGTTCGCGATCGTCCACCCCTCGGAGCAGGCCGCGAACAAGGGGAAGGGCGACGACCCCGGCCCGCGGGCGATCGAGGGCCGGGACCTCGCGATCACCTCGTACGGCATGCTCTCGCGCGCGGCCTGGCTGAAGGAGCGGGCGTGGGACCTCGTCATTTTGGACGAGGCCCAGGCGATCAAGAACTCGGGCACGCGGCAGTCGCGGGGCGCCAAGGCCCTGAAGGCGAAGGCCCGCGTCGCGCTCACCGGGACGCCCGTCGAGAACCGACTCTCGGACCTCTGGTCGCTCTTCGACTTCCTCAACCCCGGGCTGCTGGGCGATTCGAAGACGTTCTCGAAGCTGTCGAAGCAGATGGAGTCGTCCTCGTCGTACGGCCCGCTCCGCCGCCTCGTCGGCCCGTACATCCTCCGCCGCCTCAAGACGGATAAGAGGGTGATCGCCGACCTGCCCGAGAAGGTGGAGGTCTCCGCCTTCTGCGGCCTCGGCCGCGAGCAGGCCGCGCTCTACGAGAAGGCCGTCCGCGAGCTCGAGCAGGGCCTGGAAGAGTCCGGCGCGGAGATCGCCCGCCGGGGGCTCATCCTCGCCCAGCTCATGCGGCTCAAGCAGATCTGCAACCACCCGGCGCAGGTGCTGGGGGCCGACGACTACGACCCCGAGAAGTCCGGCAAGTTCCGCCGCCTGGCCGAGATCTGCGAGGAGATCGCCGGTCGCCAGGAGAAGGTCCTGGTCTTCTCCCAGTTCCGCGAGATCAACGGCCCGCTCGCCCGCTACCTCGAAACGATCTTCGGCCGCCCCGGCCTCACGCTCCACGGCGGCACGCCGGTCGCCCAGCGGCGCCGGCTCGTCGAGAATTTCCAGCGCGAGGACGGGCCGCCGTTCTTCGTCCTCTCGCTCAAGGCCGGCGGCACCGGGCTGAACCTCACGGCCGCGAGCCACGTGATCCACTTCGACCGCTGGTGGAACCCCGCCGTCGAGAACCAGGCCACCGACCGCGCCTTCCGCATTGGACAGCGGCGCAATGTCCTGGTACACAAGTTCGTATGCCGTGGCACCGTTGAAGAAAGGATCGACGCCGTCATCGCCGAGAAGCAGGGCCTCGCGGACGAGGTCGTCGGCACCGAAGGCGCCGAGGCGAGGCTCACCGAGATGACCGACGCCCAGCTCCTGGACTTCGTCCGCCTCGACGCCCGCAAGGCCCTGAAGACCTAG
- a CDS encoding SWIM zinc finger family protein: MGWYDDNYGGFPPYVPVAERRRRAMAEMEKRRKKGLPVSPVTINGRNIAHSFWGKAWCDNLESYSDFSNRLPRGRTYVRNGSVVHLDIAPGRIEAYVSGSELYKVEITIDPLPASRWKAIKAECAGQVGSLIELLQGKLSKGVMEVVTRKGTGLFPSPREIRLKCSCPDGAYLCKHLAAVMYGIGARLDESPDLLFLLRKVDHLELIAGAVEGSAVAAEVDRPRGKKTLAAGDLSDVFGIDLSDDEDDETVAPPKPAKPRAKGATATTKSKPKAASKPTPKTTAKTEPAARGPSRSTTATSRKAKAATAAKSTAKTPAAKTPAAKAKAAKSSAKRKAAARKKATKPATA; this comes from the coding sequence ATGGGCTGGTACGACGACAATTACGGTGGCTTCCCGCCCTATGTCCCCGTCGCCGAGCGCCGGCGAAGGGCGATGGCCGAGATGGAGAAGCGGCGGAAGAAGGGCCTGCCGGTCTCCCCGGTGACGATCAACGGCCGGAATATTGCCCATTCCTTCTGGGGCAAGGCCTGGTGCGACAACCTGGAGTCGTACAGCGACTTCTCCAACCGCCTGCCGCGCGGGCGGACCTACGTCCGCAACGGGTCGGTGGTGCACCTGGACATCGCCCCCGGCAGGATCGAGGCGTACGTCAGCGGGTCCGAGCTCTACAAGGTCGAGATCACGATCGACCCGCTGCCGGCCTCCCGGTGGAAGGCGATCAAGGCCGAGTGCGCCGGGCAGGTCGGCTCGCTCATCGAGCTGCTCCAGGGCAAACTGTCGAAGGGCGTGATGGAGGTCGTCACCCGCAAGGGCACGGGCCTCTTCCCCTCGCCCCGCGAGATCCGCCTGAAATGCTCGTGCCCCGACGGCGCCTACCTCTGCAAGCACCTCGCCGCCGTGATGTACGGCATCGGCGCCCGCCTCGACGAGAGCCCCGATCTCCTGTTCCTCCTCCGCAAGGTGGACCACCTCGAGCTGATCGCCGGCGCCGTCGAGGGGTCGGCCGTGGCCGCCGAGGTCGACAGGCCGCGCGGCAAGAAGACCCTCGCCGCCGGCGACCTCTCCGACGTCTTCGGCATCGACCTCTCCGACGACGAGGACGACGAGACAGTCGCACCACCGAAGCCCGCGAAGCCCCGGGCGAAAGGCGCAACGGCAACCACGAAGTCGAAGCCGAAGGCCGCCTCCAAACCGACGCCGAAGACGACCGCGAAGACCGAGCCCGCGGCCCGAGGGCCGTCGAGATCAACCACCGCCACGAGCAGGAAGGCCAAGGCCGCCACGGCAGCGAAATCGACCGCAAAGACGCCGGCCGCGAAGACGCCGGCCGCGAAGGCCAAGGCAGCGAAGTCGTCCGCGAAGCGGAAGGCCGCTGCACGAAAGAAGGCGACGAAACCCGCGACTGCCTAG
- a CDS encoding DNA methyltransferase, with the protein MHASAPSPARDGSAALDPGQAVRPIDPRDLIPSDLSRSIYGDPAAESADLMESIRVSGILVPLVVTPAPDGRWEILSGHRRWTCALSLQFDRVPCEIRPVRSTIARQHLILEYNRYRNKSFSQLMREADVLEEIVARQAKKRSLGNLRHSGAGGEGSADFAPGIDRRNSDDQAAGKGRGDDKGRTDATIAERLGIGGKDVYRQARAVWKAAGEGDVRARSGVDQLDAGTKTIHAAYKDLRRRGRFSADFKPTPYDVWAFRHDRAFGIPHPGSIPPAIVAHALHYFSPPGGLVVDPMAGGGTTLDVCESMGRRCLAYDLEPTRPDIRRHDIRLGFPPEAAGADLIFCDPPYHSMLARSYPDGSVATLPLSGWIEFLEELARRASATLRPGGHFAILLASQTEKDLPAGHGYIDHAFLGYSAILRAGLRPERRISCPMDGAYLPQQVRRARTEGRLLGQVRDLIVGRKPSDPQDGLRGHTIPGLQ; encoded by the coding sequence GGGTCGGCCGCCCTCGATCCGGGCCAGGCCGTCCGCCCGATCGACCCCCGCGACCTCATCCCGAGCGACCTCAGCCGGTCCATCTACGGCGACCCCGCCGCCGAGTCCGCCGACCTCATGGAGAGCATCCGCGTCAGCGGGATCCTCGTCCCCCTGGTCGTCACCCCCGCGCCCGACGGCCGCTGGGAGATCCTCTCCGGCCACCGCCGATGGACCTGCGCCCTCTCGCTCCAGTTCGACCGCGTCCCCTGCGAGATCCGCCCCGTCCGCTCCACGATCGCCCGCCAGCACCTCATCCTCGAATACAACCGCTATCGCAACAAGTCCTTCAGCCAGCTCATGCGAGAGGCCGACGTTCTCGAAGAGATCGTGGCTCGCCAGGCGAAGAAGCGCAGCCTGGGCAACCTGCGTCATTCGGGGGCGGGAGGGGAAGGCTCGGCGGACTTCGCCCCGGGTATCGATCGTCGGAATTCCGACGATCAGGCCGCGGGGAAGGGCAGGGGGGACGACAAGGGCCGGACCGACGCGACGATCGCCGAGCGGCTGGGCATCGGCGGCAAGGACGTCTATCGCCAGGCCCGGGCCGTCTGGAAGGCCGCGGGCGAGGGGGACGTCCGGGCCCGCAGCGGGGTGGATCAGCTCGACGCGGGCACGAAGACGATCCACGCCGCTTACAAGGACTTGCGTCGTCGCGGCCGGTTCTCGGCCGACTTCAAACCGACGCCATACGATGTCTGGGCGTTCCGCCACGACCGGGCCTTCGGCATCCCCCACCCCGGCTCGATCCCGCCCGCGATCGTCGCCCACGCCCTCCACTACTTCAGCCCGCCCGGCGGCCTCGTCGTCGATCCGATGGCCGGCGGCGGCACCACCCTGGACGTCTGCGAGTCCATGGGCCGCCGCTGCCTCGCCTACGACCTGGAGCCCACCCGCCCGGACATCCGCCGCCACGACATCCGCCTCGGCTTCCCCCCGGAGGCCGCCGGCGCGGACCTCATCTTCTGCGACCCCCCTTACCACAGCATGCTCGCGCGATCCTACCCCGACGGCAGCGTGGCCACGCTCCCCCTGTCCGGCTGGATCGAGTTCCTCGAGGAGCTGGCCCGCCGGGCATCCGCGACCCTCCGCCCCGGGGGCCACTTCGCCATCCTCCTGGCCTCGCAGACCGAGAAGGACCTCCCCGCCGGCCACGGCTACATCGATCACGCTTTCCTAGGCTACTCTGCGATCCTCCGCGCCGGGCTCCGGCCGGAGCGTCGGATCAGCTGCCCGATGGACGGCGCCTACCTGCCCCAGCAGGTCCGCCGGGCGCGGACCGAGGGCCGCCTGCTCGGGCAGGTCCGGGATCTCATCGTGGGTCGAAAGCCTTCGGATCCGCAAGACGGTTTGCGTGGGCATACGATCCCGGGTCTGCAATAA
- a CDS encoding helix-turn-helix domain-containing protein, giving the protein MASYFFRVEHDLLRSEAFKSIGGSAIKVYLVIGLYSDFGTDWAYPSIRTIARQAGLSRQTVITAIEELTQAGVLAASRSKGRSTAYRILRQPAPIERPTGKRGEKAETPPRKASKTGPKILDLDAETGPIFLDEPSLAGPKLRPVEAQALGRGGHEVRPELEPASKTEDTATIPIPGTPFRMTAEGRLLVAVDLQGLLTDQGIPKNLAGKLIAQKDPEAVAKVLLNALYLQSQGKLQNGPGYIRAGIEDGYDLLPQVASRLEGRRRELEAQLRSLETRHTQSRQAEVKASEDAAIAYVLEQLGPDEVERLTTQAVALLPEPLVRRNPTLSNPFVRGKVYELACGDPVE; this is encoded by the coding sequence ATGGCGTCCTACTTCTTCCGGGTCGAGCACGACCTGCTCCGCTCCGAGGCGTTCAAGTCGATCGGCGGGTCGGCCATCAAGGTCTACCTGGTGATCGGCCTGTATTCCGACTTCGGGACGGACTGGGCCTATCCGAGCATCCGCACCATCGCCCGCCAGGCGGGGCTCTCCCGCCAGACGGTGATCACCGCGATCGAGGAGCTGACCCAGGCCGGGGTGCTGGCCGCCAGCCGCTCCAAGGGGCGGTCCACCGCCTACCGGATCCTCCGCCAGCCGGCCCCCATCGAGCGGCCCACGGGCAAGCGGGGTGAAAAAGCTGAGACCCCGCCCCGGAAGGCGTCCAAAACCGGTCCAAAAATCTTAGACCTGGACGCGGAAACCGGTCCAATTTTCTTAGATGAACCCTCCCTGGCCGGTCCAAAACTTCGACCGGTGGAGGCCCAGGCCCTCGGCCGCGGTGGCCACGAGGTTCGGCCCGAACTAGAGCCAGCTTCGAAAACGGAAGACACAGCCACCATCCCGATCCCGGGGACGCCCTTCCGGATGACGGCCGAGGGGCGGCTCCTTGTTGCTGTCGATTTGCAGGGACTGCTGACGGATCAGGGAATCCCCAAGAACCTCGCCGGCAAGCTCATCGCGCAGAAGGATCCCGAGGCCGTCGCCAAGGTCCTCCTGAACGCCCTCTACCTCCAGAGCCAGGGGAAGCTCCAGAACGGCCCCGGCTACATCCGGGCGGGGATCGAGGACGGCTACGACCTGCTCCCCCAGGTGGCCAGCCGCCTGGAGGGCCGCCGGCGGGAGCTCGAGGCGCAGCTCCGCTCGCTCGAGACCAGGCACACGCAGTCGCGCCAGGCCGAGGTGAAGGCGTCCGAGGACGCGGCCATCGCCTACGTCCTGGAGCAGCTCGGCCCCGACGAGGTCGAACGGCTGACCACGCAGGCGGTTGCGCTGCTGCCCGAGCCCCTCGTCCGCCGCAACCCCACCCTGTCCAATCCCTTCGTCCGGGGCAAGGTTTACGAGCTCGCCTGCGGCGACCCCGTCGAGTGA